The Streptomyces aurantiacus genome includes a region encoding these proteins:
- a CDS encoding toxin-antitoxin system, toxin component, which translates to MRRLCGELVDELSLPAPAEPADLYTALCEAMSRRRGRPVRFRTAAFPPGTASGLWLDMAEQDLVVIEERTAPDHQLVILGHELWHMKAGHCGHHVEGAAVAARLLSDDADLRATVLKVAARTRFDLADEKDAESFGLLLASKCRVWLPGSALRGPVRREGLAGRIEASLGYRGPQG; encoded by the coding sequence ATGCGCCGCCTGTGCGGCGAGTTGGTCGACGAGCTCTCGCTCCCCGCGCCGGCGGAGCCCGCGGACCTCTACACGGCGCTGTGCGAGGCGATGAGCAGGCGGCGCGGCCGTCCCGTGCGGTTCCGTACGGCCGCCTTCCCGCCGGGGACCGCCAGCGGGCTCTGGCTCGACATGGCGGAGCAGGACCTCGTGGTCATCGAGGAACGCACCGCGCCCGACCACCAGTTGGTGATACTCGGCCACGAGCTGTGGCACATGAAGGCGGGCCACTGCGGCCACCACGTGGAGGGCGCGGCCGTCGCCGCCCGCCTGCTGTCGGACGACGCCGACCTGCGGGCGACCGTCCTGAAGGTCGCGGCGCGCACCCGGTTCGACCTGGCCGACGAGAAGGACGCCGAGAGTTTCGGCCTGCTGCTGGCGAGCAAGTGCCGCGTGTGGCTGCCCGGTTCGGCGCTGCGCGGGCCCGTACGGCGTGAGGGGCTCGCCGGCCGGATCGAGGCGTCCCTGGGCTATCGCGGGCCGCAGGGCTGA